A window of Rhabdothermincola salaria contains these coding sequences:
- a CDS encoding polysaccharide biosynthesis tyrosine autokinase, which translates to MAAPQPAAATDPREHIAILWRRKWWILACVVVAVAAALAYSLTRTELYRSTTQVAISGTPSLTGTVTQPQSVAAEVNLADSAVVRSVAREQVGAGPTLSVSGDNTTASLTFTAVSDDATVAAEAADAYAAAFIAERQSQSLAEYEAASAVLQGQLNDVDAQIAEVNQREAEALVGVLDPLARVAIEADFQEERQPLEDARGRYRTLLDNLSINLGLAQSGGVRVTDPATVPSSPFSPDIVRNVLLAAILGLVAGVGLAYLLQYLDTRLRTDQELEDVSGLPTLTVVPLYGSRKHRKKGAATLDEAGVVSLVQPRSDVAEAYRRLRTSVQFLSIDRPLKTLQVTSPGQGDGKTTTATNLAVTAARAGQRVVLMDCDLRRPRLHECFSLANDTGVTTVLTGQSSLTEAVRRLPDLPGLVILPTGPVPPDPAELLGSGRMSELIDRLAESADLVIIDTPPVLAVSDPLIMAARSDALLMVASASRTDRRQLARALAQLRQVDAPLIGTVLNRFEPGRVSGYGGYGYGYGYGHYQSDAPVRNGARPDMAGDPFGPGVTTAGTAASADPDQDPPASRRSRLMRR; encoded by the coding sequence ATGGCCGCACCCCAACCCGCAGCCGCGACCGATCCTCGCGAGCACATCGCCATCCTGTGGCGTCGCAAGTGGTGGATCCTGGCCTGTGTGGTCGTCGCCGTAGCCGCCGCACTGGCGTACTCGCTCACCCGCACGGAGCTCTACCGGTCCACTACCCAGGTGGCCATCAGCGGCACACCGTCGCTCACCGGAACGGTGACCCAGCCCCAGAGCGTTGCCGCCGAGGTGAACTTGGCCGACAGCGCCGTGGTGCGCTCGGTGGCCCGGGAACAGGTGGGTGCGGGCCCGACCCTCTCGGTGAGCGGCGACAACACCACCGCCTCGCTCACGTTCACGGCGGTGAGCGATGATGCCACGGTCGCCGCCGAGGCGGCCGACGCCTACGCCGCTGCCTTCATCGCCGAGCGTCAGTCGCAGAGCCTGGCCGAGTACGAGGCCGCCAGTGCAGTACTGCAGGGCCAGCTCAACGACGTCGATGCTCAGATCGCCGAGGTCAACCAGCGCGAAGCCGAGGCGCTCGTGGGGGTGCTCGACCCCTTGGCTCGCGTGGCCATCGAGGCTGACTTCCAGGAAGAGCGCCAACCTCTGGAGGACGCCCGGGGCAGGTATCGGACTCTGCTCGACAACCTGAGCATCAACCTCGGGCTGGCCCAGAGCGGTGGGGTCCGAGTGACCGATCCCGCCACTGTCCCCTCGTCGCCGTTCTCGCCCGACATCGTCCGCAACGTGCTGCTGGCCGCCATCCTCGGTCTGGTGGCCGGCGTCGGCCTCGCCTACCTCCTCCAGTACCTCGACACCCGTCTGCGCACCGACCAGGAGCTCGAAGACGTCAGCGGCCTGCCAACGCTTACCGTGGTGCCCCTCTACGGCAGCCGGAAGCACCGGAAGAAGGGGGCCGCTACGCTCGACGAGGCCGGGGTGGTGTCCCTCGTGCAGCCCCGCTCGGACGTCGCCGAGGCATACCGCCGGCTGCGCACCTCGGTGCAGTTCCTGAGCATCGATCGGCCGCTGAAGACCCTGCAGGTCACGAGCCCGGGCCAGGGCGACGGCAAGACCACCACCGCCACCAACCTCGCCGTCACCGCAGCCCGGGCCGGTCAGCGAGTCGTGCTGATGGACTGCGATTTGCGCCGACCCCGGCTGCACGAGTGCTTCTCGCTCGCCAACGACACCGGTGTCACCACGGTGCTCACCGGCCAGTCGTCGCTCACTGAGGCCGTGCGACGGCTGCCGGATCTGCCCGGCCTGGTGATCCTGCCGACGGGCCCGGTGCCGCCGGACCCGGCCGAGTTGCTCGGCTCGGGACGGATGTCGGAGCTCATCGACCGGCTGGCCGAGTCGGCCGATCTGGTGATCATCGACACGCCGCCGGTGTTGGCGGTCTCGGATCCGCTGATCATGGCCGCACGTTCCGATGCGCTCTTGATGGTGGCGTCGGCCAGCCGCACGGACCGCCGCCAACTGGCGCGGGCCCTGGCCCAGCTCCGCCAGGTCGACGCCCCGCTCATCGGCACCGTCCTGAACCGCTTCGAGCCCGGACGCGTCTCTGGCTACGGGGGCTACGGCTATGGGTACGGCTATGGCCACTACCAGTCCGACGCGCCGGTGAGGAACGGAGCGCGACCCGACATGGCCGGCGACCCGTTCGGGCCAGGTGTCACAACCGCCGGCACTGCAGCCAGTGCGGATCCTGACCAGGATCCGCCGGCCTCCCGTCGTTCCCGCTTGATGCGACGCTGA
- a CDS encoding sugar transferase, giving the protein MFDVVVAATALVVLWPVVAVVAVLVRLRLGSPVLFRQRRLGRMGRPFELVKFRTMTDARGPDGSLLPDAERLTGLGRVLRRTSLDELPELVNVLRGEMSLVGPRPLPERYLERYSPEERRRHLVRPGITGWAQVQGRNALDWNERLAADVWYVDNRSFRLDLKILARTVAVVLHGGGVSAPDHATMAELTPHEQRRATRMEP; this is encoded by the coding sequence ATGTTCGATGTGGTCGTGGCGGCGACCGCGCTGGTGGTGCTCTGGCCGGTTGTGGCCGTCGTGGCCGTGCTGGTGCGCCTGCGGCTGGGTTCGCCGGTGCTGTTTCGCCAGCGGCGCCTCGGCCGCATGGGCCGCCCGTTCGAGCTGGTGAAGTTCCGCACCATGACCGACGCTCGGGGCCCCGACGGGTCCCTGTTGCCCGATGCCGAGCGCCTGACCGGTCTCGGCCGGGTGCTGCGTCGCACGTCGTTGGACGAGCTGCCCGAGCTGGTGAACGTGCTGCGCGGTGAGATGAGCCTGGTGGGCCCTCGTCCGTTGCCGGAGCGCTATCTCGAGCGGTACAGCCCCGAGGAGCGCCGCCGCCACCTGGTCCGTCCTGGCATCACCGGCTGGGCCCAGGTGCAGGGCCGCAACGCCCTCGACTGGAACGAGCGCCTGGCGGCAGACGTCTGGTACGTCGACAACCGGTCGTTCCGCCTGGACCTGAAGATCCTGGCCCGCACCGTGGCCGTGGTTCTGCACGGTGGTGGGGTGAGCGCCCCGGACCATGCGACCATGGCCGAGCTCACCCCCCATGAGCAGCGCCGGGCGACGAGGATGGAACCGTGA
- a CDS encoding NAD-dependent epimerase/dehydratase family protein has protein sequence MKVVVTGGAGFIGANTCRLLAEHNIEAVALDDLSSGFRSNLEGIGATLVEGSILDDTALDEVLPGADAVIHLAARPSVPRSIADPWSAHEVNATGTVKVLEAVRRHDVGQVVVASSSSVYGANPTLPKQEDLTLRPVSPYAASKLATETYTLAWGSSYGIKTLAFRFFNVFGPLQPAGHAYAAVVPAFVDAALAGRPLPVNGDGSQSRDFTFVDSVASVLTRAVTDRTHSPLPVNLAFGTRTTLLELIGELETILGHPLEREHREPRAGDVPHSQADQTRFRSLFPDVEPTPLPEALARTVAWFRSTGAGAAT, from the coding sequence TTGAAGGTCGTCGTCACCGGAGGTGCTGGGTTCATCGGCGCCAACACCTGCCGGCTGCTGGCCGAGCACAACATCGAGGCGGTTGCTCTCGACGACCTCTCGTCGGGGTTCCGGTCGAACCTCGAGGGCATCGGTGCCACCCTCGTGGAGGGGTCGATCCTCGATGACACCGCCCTCGATGAGGTCCTCCCCGGGGCCGACGCCGTCATCCACCTGGCGGCTCGTCCGTCGGTACCCCGTTCGATCGCCGATCCGTGGAGTGCCCACGAGGTGAACGCCACCGGCACCGTGAAGGTGCTCGAGGCGGTGCGCCGTCACGATGTCGGCCAAGTGGTCGTGGCATCGTCGTCGTCGGTCTACGGCGCCAACCCCACCCTGCCCAAGCAAGAGGACCTCACCCTGCGCCCGGTGAGCCCCTACGCGGCATCGAAGCTGGCGACGGAGACCTACACCCTGGCCTGGGGCTCCAGCTACGGGATCAAGACCTTGGCCTTCCGCTTCTTCAACGTCTTCGGGCCCCTGCAGCCTGCCGGCCACGCCTACGCGGCGGTGGTTCCGGCCTTCGTCGACGCTGCTCTGGCCGGTCGGCCCCTACCGGTGAACGGCGACGGCAGCCAGAGCCGCGATTTCACGTTCGTTGACAGTGTGGCCAGTGTGCTCACTCGAGCGGTGACCGACCGGACCCATAGTCCGCTGCCGGTGAACCTGGCCTTCGGCACGCGCACCACGCTCCTCGAGCTCATCGGTGAGCTCGAGACGATCTTGGGCCATCCATTGGAACGGGAGCATCGTGAGCCTCGAGCCGGCGACGTGCCCCACTCCCAAGCCGACCAGACCCGGTTCCGTTCGCTGTTTCCGGACGTGGAACCGACGCCGCTGCCCGAGGCATTGGCTCGCACCGTCGCCTGGTTCCGCTCCACTGGCGCCGGGGCCGCTACGTGA
- a CDS encoding glycosyltransferase: MNAAAGGPGVPRILYLITDPISTRLLKGQLAYLRDHGFDVELASAPGADLHAFGASEGVVAHELPFVREPSPWKDMRALVATVRLIRRRRPQVVSASTPKAGLLGTVAAWLCRVGVRVYVVRGLRFETLTGRRRTLFKALERLAVRCSTQTLFNSRSLRALAEYEGIIAPGRGIVLGAGSGNGVDVERFANLPDKSVVRAELGLPDNAFVVGFVGRLVRDKGFVDLIEAFDIAARVREDMRLLVVGDYEPGDPVDEATRVRVAADMRILHVGWVDEPDQMYAAMDVLAFPSFREGLPNAPLEAQAAGVPVVGYTATGTVDAVSPAPCSRLVQIGDVQALATALVAAANCPVAGSSSSSWVRDRFDRRQVHSTLRDHFGLWQGAVDEKFAVGIPRYSGDTP, translated from the coding sequence ATGAATGCGGCGGCCGGCGGGCCGGGTGTGCCCCGGATCCTTTATCTCATCACCGACCCCATCAGCACCCGCCTGTTGAAGGGCCAGTTGGCCTACCTGCGCGACCACGGCTTCGACGTGGAACTGGCGTCGGCTCCCGGCGCCGACCTCCACGCCTTCGGGGCATCGGAGGGCGTGGTTGCGCACGAGCTGCCCTTCGTGCGCGAGCCCTCCCCCTGGAAGGACATGCGAGCCCTGGTGGCCACGGTGCGGCTGATCCGCCGGCGCCGGCCGCAGGTGGTGAGTGCTTCGACGCCCAAGGCGGGCCTGCTGGGCACGGTGGCGGCGTGGCTGTGCAGGGTGGGGGTGCGGGTGTATGTGGTGCGGGGCCTGCGCTTCGAGACCCTCACTGGCCGTCGGCGCACGCTCTTCAAGGCGCTGGAGCGCCTGGCCGTCCGGTGCTCGACACAGACGCTGTTCAACAGTCGGAGCCTGCGGGCCTTGGCCGAGTACGAGGGGATCATCGCCCCGGGTCGCGGGATCGTGCTGGGAGCGGGGTCCGGCAACGGGGTAGACGTGGAGCGCTTCGCCAATCTGCCCGACAAGTCCGTGGTGCGGGCTGAGCTGGGCCTGCCGGACAACGCCTTTGTGGTCGGGTTCGTGGGACGCCTGGTGCGCGACAAGGGCTTCGTGGACCTCATCGAGGCTTTCGATATTGCGGCCCGGGTTCGGGAGGACATGCGCCTGCTGGTGGTGGGGGACTACGAACCGGGCGACCCGGTCGACGAGGCGACGCGGGTTCGGGTGGCGGCGGATATGCGGATCCTGCACGTCGGTTGGGTGGACGAGCCCGACCAGATGTACGCGGCCATGGACGTGTTGGCGTTCCCGTCGTTTCGGGAGGGGTTGCCCAATGCGCCTCTTGAGGCTCAAGCCGCTGGTGTCCCGGTCGTGGGGTATACGGCCACGGGGACGGTGGACGCGGTCTCGCCAGCGCCCTGCAGTCGTCTAGTTCAAATAGGAGACGTTCAGGCTCTAGCTACTGCGCTAGTTGCAGCGGCCAACTGTCCCGTCGCCGGTTCAAGCTCGTCATCGTGGGTGCGCGATCGCTTCGATCGCAGGCAAGTTCACTCGACGCTCCGAGATCACTTCGGACTCTGGCAGGGCGCCGTCGATGAGAAGTTTGCTGTGGGCATCCCCCGCTATAGCGGGGACACTCCGTGA
- a CDS encoding DegT/DnrJ/EryC1/StrS family aminotransferase, producing the protein MSRIYLSAPDVRGPEREMVLAAIDSNWCAPIGPDLDAFEAEVAELSGRRFGVALASGTAALHLALLELGVKAGDEVLVSTFTFVASAAAVTYCGATPVFIDSESESWNMSPELLAEELADRRRAGRPMPAAAMVVDLYGQCADYDRIVPILAEYEVPLIEDAAEAIGAALGERPAGSFGEAAVFSFNGNKLITSSGGGMLVTDDEHMAHRVRHLATQARERAPHYEHVEVGFNYRLSNLLAAFGRGQLVGLSDRIARRAEIRSLYVDVFADVDGVEFNPIVDGRTVNHWLTCITVDAERAGFSAEELRLHLEASDIESRPLWKPMHLQPVFVEAPARLDGTSDALFATGLCLPSGSGMDDTELRPALDQITSFLEVSGASSPAPSIVRSTS; encoded by the coding sequence GTGAGCCGCATCTACCTGTCCGCCCCCGACGTGCGGGGCCCTGAGCGAGAGATGGTGCTGGCCGCCATCGACTCCAACTGGTGTGCCCCGATCGGCCCGGACCTCGACGCCTTCGAAGCCGAGGTGGCCGAGCTCTCGGGCCGCCGCTTCGGGGTGGCCCTCGCCTCCGGCACCGCTGCGCTGCATCTGGCCCTGTTGGAGCTCGGGGTGAAGGCCGGCGACGAGGTCCTGGTGTCCACCTTCACCTTCGTCGCCTCGGCCGCGGCGGTCACGTACTGCGGGGCGACCCCGGTGTTCATCGACAGCGAGTCCGAGAGCTGGAACATGTCCCCGGAGCTGCTGGCCGAGGAGCTGGCCGATCGCCGCCGGGCGGGCCGTCCGATGCCGGCGGCGGCGATGGTGGTGGACCTCTACGGCCAGTGCGCCGACTACGACCGCATCGTGCCGATCCTGGCCGAGTACGAGGTGCCGCTCATCGAGGACGCGGCCGAGGCGATCGGGGCGGCGCTGGGGGAGCGGCCGGCCGGTTCGTTCGGTGAGGCCGCGGTGTTCTCGTTCAACGGCAACAAGCTGATCACCTCGTCGGGCGGCGGGATGCTGGTCACCGACGACGAGCACATGGCGCACCGGGTGCGCCACCTGGCCACTCAGGCCCGTGAGCGGGCCCCGCACTACGAGCACGTCGAGGTGGGCTTCAACTACCGCCTGTCCAATCTGTTGGCCGCCTTCGGGCGGGGCCAGCTCGTCGGGTTGTCCGACCGGATCGCCCGTCGAGCGGAGATCCGGTCTCTGTACGTCGACGTGTTCGCCGACGTCGACGGTGTGGAGTTCAACCCGATCGTCGACGGCCGCACCGTGAACCACTGGCTGACGTGCATCACCGTGGATGCCGAGCGGGCGGGCTTCAGCGCCGAGGAGCTGCGTCTTCACCTCGAGGCCTCCGACATCGAGTCCCGACCGTTGTGGAAGCCCATGCACCTCCAGCCCGTGTTCGTCGAGGCGCCGGCTCGCCTCGATGGCACGAGCGACGCGCTGTTCGCCACGGGTCTCTGTCTGCCGAGCGGCAGCGGCATGGACGACACCGAGCTGCGCCCCGCGCTCGACCAGATCACGTCATTCCTCGAGGTCTCCGGCGCTTCCAGCCCGGCCCCGAGCATCGTCAGGAGCACCAGTTGA